Part of the Streptococcaceae bacterium ESL0687 genome is shown below.
CTCTGATGAGCCTCTTCAATTCCAAGTATCTCTACTTGACTACAACGACTACGTAGGTCGTATCGGGATTGGACGTGTCTTCCGTGGAACTATCAAGGTTGGTGACAATGTAACCCTTTCTAAACTTGACGGTACTACTCAAAACTTCCGTGTTACTAAACTATTTGGTTTCTTCGGTCTTGAGCGCCGTGAAATCCAAGAAGCTAAAGCCGGTGACCTTATTGCTGTTTCAGGTATGGCTGACATCTTCGTTGGGGAAACTGTAACTCCAACTGACGCTGTTGAAGCACTTCCAGTTCTTCACATCGACGAGCCAACTCTTCAAATGACCTTCCTAGTTAACAATTCACCATTTGCTGGACGCGAAGGTAAATTCGTAACTTCTCGTAAGGTTGAAGAACGTCTTGAAGCAGAGCTTCAAACAGACGTATCACTTCGCGTTGATCCAACTGACTCACCTGACCGTTGGACTGTATCAGGACGGGGTGAACTTCACCTTTCAATCCTTATTGAAAACATGCGTCGTGAAGGATACGAACTACAAGTATCTCGTCCAGAGGTTATCGTAAAAGAAATCGACGGAATCAAGTGCGAACCATTTGAACGTGTTCAAATCGATACTCCTGAAGAATACCAAGGAAGCATCATCCAAAGCCTTTCTGAACGTAAGGGTGAAATGCTTGACATGCAAAACGTTGGTAACGGACAAGTCCGTCTGATCTTCCTAGTTCCAGCTCGTGGACTTATCGGATACTCAACAGACTTCCTATCAATGACTCGTGGATACGGAATCATGAACCACACATTCGACCAATACATGCCACTTATCCAAGGTGAAATTGGTGGACGTAACCGTGGAGCTCTTGTTTCTATCGACACTGGTAAGGCTACAACTTACTCAATCATGTCAGTTGAAGAACGTGGAACAATCTTTGTTAACCCAGGAACTGAAGTTTACGAAGGAATGATCATCGGTGAAAACAGCCGTGACAACGACCTTACAGTAAATATCACTAAGGCTAAACAAATGACAAACGTTCGTTCTGCTAACAAGGACCAAACTTCAGTTATCAAAACTCCAAGAATTCTTACTCTTGAAGAATCACTAGAATTCCTTAACGACGACGAATACATGGAAGTTACGCCTGAATCAATCCGCCTTCGTAAGCAAATCCTTAACAAGGCTGAGCGTGAGAAAGCTAATAAAAAGAAAAAAAGCTAATAGCTTATGATTAGATAAGTGCAGTTGCACTTGAAAAAGCCTGAAATTTTCAGGCTTTTTTGGTAAAATAAAATTATGAAATTAAATGAAGAAGCAATGCTGGCCTTTGCAGAAGGTCTAGCTCATAAATTACAAGCTGGCGATATCATTGTTTTAACAGGTGATTTGGGTGCCGGCAAAACAACATTCACTAAGGGCCTCGGCCGGGGACTTGGTATCAAACAGATGATAAAAAGTCCAACTTATACAATTGTCCGTGAGTATGAGGGAAGACTTCCTCTTTATCATATGGATGTTTATAGGATTGGTGACGATCCAGATTCAATTGACCTTGACTCCTACCTATTTGGAGATGGTGTAAGTATTATTGAGTGGGGTAATCTACTTGAAGAAGATCTGCCAGATGAATATCTAGAAATTGTTTTTGAAAGATTAGATGATTCAAGAAATCTTAAACTTGTGAGCCATGGTAAAAACTATGAGCGATTTCTAGTAGATGAAGCAGACAGTGCAGATAGTTAGGTAATTACTTAACTTTTATATTACAAATACTTAAATCGTATTGATTAAGCCTTTAAAGAATGAGATAATCAGCGATATAAGAAAAATAGGGAGATTCAAAGTGAAATATGGAAGGAAGATAGCAGCTGCAATTTT
Proteins encoded:
- the tsaE gene encoding tRNA (adenosine(37)-N6)-threonylcarbamoyltransferase complex ATPase subunit type 1 TsaE, which translates into the protein MKLNEEAMLAFAEGLAHKLQAGDIIVLTGDLGAGKTTFTKGLGRGLGIKQMIKSPTYTIVREYEGRLPLYHMDVYRIGDDPDSIDLDSYLFGDGVSIIEWGNLLEEDLPDEYLEIVFERLDDSRNLKLVSHGKNYERFLVDEADSADS
- the typA gene encoding translational GTPase TypA, yielding MTKLREDIRNVAIIAHVDHGKTTLVDELLKQSDTLDDHFTLQERAMDSNAIEKERGITILAKNTAVSYNGTRINILDTPGHADFGGEVERIMKMVDGVVLVVDAYEGTMPQTRFVLKKALDQKLTPIVVVNKIDKPSARPAEVVDEVLELFIELGADDDQLDFPVIYAAALNGTSSLSDNVADQEETMAPIFDTIVEHIPAPVDNSDEPLQFQVSLLDYNDYVGRIGIGRVFRGTIKVGDNVTLSKLDGTTQNFRVTKLFGFFGLERREIQEAKAGDLIAVSGMADIFVGETVTPTDAVEALPVLHIDEPTLQMTFLVNNSPFAGREGKFVTSRKVEERLEAELQTDVSLRVDPTDSPDRWTVSGRGELHLSILIENMRREGYELQVSRPEVIVKEIDGIKCEPFERVQIDTPEEYQGSIIQSLSERKGEMLDMQNVGNGQVRLIFLVPARGLIGYSTDFLSMTRGYGIMNHTFDQYMPLIQGEIGGRNRGALVSIDTGKATTYSIMSVEERGTIFVNPGTEVYEGMIIGENSRDNDLTVNITKAKQMTNVRSANKDQTSVIKTPRILTLEESLEFLNDDEYMEVTPESIRLRKQILNKAEREKANKKKKS